GTAACAACTTGGTGTGGCGTGCGCCACGTTCCGGAGTCCGACCGACCGGCCGGGTACGGCGCGAGCGCAGTGGTGATGCGGAGGTTGTTCTTGACCGAACGCGGCAGGCGGACCCGGCGTGTGCCCGGAGGCCCGCTCTCCGTCGACGATCCCGAGGTGATCACCCCGGGTGTCGTGGAGTCCTCCCACGCGGTCGTCGAATCGTTGCCGAACGCTCCCGCGCTGCTCAGCACTTCCGACGGTGTCGTGCTGCGCGCCACCGAGCAGGCGGCGCTGCTGTTGGGAATGGACTCCGGGGACGAACTGCTCGGAAGCAGGATCACGGAGCTGATGCTGGTCGAAGGGGAGTTCGCACGACCACGCGGGCACGACTCCCGCCCGTGGTTCCGCGCGCTGAGCTGGTCGCATCAGCAGAATCCGCTGTTGACCGTGACACTGCTGGTCGACGTCTCCGATCTGATGACCCCGACGGCGAGTCTGCTGGCCTACGAGCGCCGCAAGCTGCAGAACGCTCAGCGCGCCGCGCGCATGGGGACCTGGGAGTGGGATCCGCGGACCAACAACACTCGCCTGTCCGAGATGTTCTTCGAGATCACCGGTACCCCGCCGAGCACGGAGACGACCTTCGAGCACTACCTGGACCACATTCACCCCGAGGACCGCTCCCGGGTGGCCGCGTGCTGGAACCAGCTCGTGGAGGAGCACACCCCCATGGAGGTGGAGCACCGCTACATCCGCCCGGACGGGGCGATGCGCATTCTGCTCTGCCACGGGGGTGTCGCCGACGACGGGGAAGGACGTCCCTTGATGGTGGGAACGGCTCAGGACGTCACCGAACAGCGCACGGCGCTGCGCAGGATGGAAAGGTCCAGTCAGCGGTTCACCGACCTGGTCAGCCTCACTCCCGTGGGAATCGGGTTGTTCGACCAGGGGCAGCGCCTGGTCGACGCCAACGACGCCCTGTGCGAACTGCTCGGCTACGGCCTGGAGCAGCTGCGCGGGACGAACGCGCTGGGGCTGACCCATCCCGATGACCGGGGGATCGATCTCGCCGAGACGGAAACCCGGCGGTCCCCGCGGGGACATCGCCGCTCCCCCGTGCAGCGGATGCTGGTCCGCTCGGACGGACAACCGGTCTACTGTGAACTGCACAGCACACCCTCGGTTCAGGACGACGGAACCAGGTTCTGGCTGGTCGTGTTCCAGGACGTCACCGAGCGTCGCCGCAACTCGGAAGCCCTTCGCTTCCAGGCCACGCACGACGAACTCACCGGCCTGCCGAACCGGGCCGCGGTCAAGGAGATGCTGGCCGACATGCGGGCAGGCGGTGAAGTGGAACGCAGCGCGGTGCTGTTCTGCGACATCGACAACTTCAAGCGCATCAACGATTCCCTCGGGCACGACGCCGGGGACGACCTGCTCGTGGCGCTGGCCAGGCGACTGGAGGGCGGGCTGCCGGAGGGTTGCGTGGCCGCGCGCATCTCGGGCGACGAGTTCGTGGTCATCTGCGTCGACGTGGACGTCGTCGGGGGGACCGGTGCGTTGGCGACCCGGGTTTCCGGGCTGTTGAACACGGCCGTTCCGATACGTGACCAGCTGGTGCGGATCTCGGCCTCCGTCGGGGCCGCGGTGCCCGACGGAAACGACACCGACGGCAATGATCTGCTCAGGTTCGCCGACGCCGCGATGTTCGAGGCCAAGGGCACCGGCCCCGGGCGGGTCTCGCTGGCCGGTCCCGCGCTGATGGCCTCGGCCAACAGCCAGCTGCAGCTGGAGGGCCAGCTCAGGGAGGCGCTGCACCAGGACCAGCTGACCCTGCACTACCAGCCGGTGGTGAACTCGGAGGGGATCGTGGTCAGTGCGGAGGCGCTGCTGCGCTGGCCGCACCCGGAACGCGGGATGCTGACACCCGGGGTTTTCCTGCCCGTGGCCGATCAGGGGGGGCTGTTGCGGGAGATCGACCGCTGGGTGCTGCGCAGGGCGCTGCGGGAGGCGGGCGAATGGCCGGAGGGCGCGGCCGGTCCGGTTTCGGTGGCCGTCAATCTGGGGGGACTGGTTCCCGGGGACCACGACTTCGTCGACTACGTGGCCGACTCCGTCGCGGAGGCGGGGATCGACTGGAGCCGGGTCGTGCTGGAGCTCGTGGAGACCGCGCTGGTGGATCTGCCCTCGCGTCCCCGGAGCGCGATGCAGGAGCTGGTCGGCCGGGGTGCGCGGTTCGCCGTCGACGATTTCGGAACGGGCTTCTCCTCGCTGGCGCGATTGAAGGATCTGCCCGCGCAGATCATCAAGGTCGACCGGAAGTTCGTTTCCGAGATCCACTCGGACAGTTGTGACTTCGCC
This genomic stretch from Actinopolyspora halophila DSM 43834 harbors:
- a CDS encoding sensor domain-containing protein, with amino-acid sequence MRRLFLTERGRRTRRVPGGPLSVDDPEVITPGVVESSHAVVESLPNAPALLSTSDGVVLRATEQAALLLGMDSGDELLGSRITELMLVEGEFARPRGHDSRPWFRALSWSHQQNPLLTVTLLVDVSDLMTPTASLLAYERRKLQNAQRAARMGTWEWDPRTNNTRLSEMFFEITGTPPSTETTFEHYLDHIHPEDRSRVAACWNQLVEEHTPMEVEHRYIRPDGAMRILLCHGGVADDGEGRPLMVGTAQDVTEQRTALRRMERSSQRFTDLVSLTPVGIGLFDQGQRLVDANDALCELLGYGLEQLRGTNALGLTHPDDRGIDLAETETRRSPRGHRRSPVQRMLVRSDGQPVYCELHSTPSVQDDGTRFWLVVFQDVTERRRNSEALRFQATHDELTGLPNRAAVKEMLADMRAGGEVERSAVLFCDIDNFKRINDSLGHDAGDDLLVALARRLEGGLPEGCVAARISGDEFVVICVDVDVVGGTGALATRVSGLLNTAVPIRDQLVRISASVGAAVPDGNDTDGNDLLRFADAAMFEAKGTGPGRVSLAGPALMASANSQLQLEGQLREALHQDQLTLHYQPVVNSEGIVVSAEALLRWPHPERGMLTPGVFLPVADQGGLLREIDRWVLRRALREAGEWPEGAAGPVSVAVNLGGLVPGDHDFVDYVADSVAEAGIDWSRVVLELVETALVDLPSRPRSAMQELVGRGARFAVDDFGTGFSSLARLKDLPAQIIKVDRKFVSEIHSDSCDFAVAKAVVDMASAIGRECVAEGVENAEQFETLAGTGVDSYQGWFFSPPVPANEFHSMLTTGGRGLVRGGA